One window of Heptranchias perlo isolate sHepPer1 chromosome 15, sHepPer1.hap1, whole genome shotgun sequence genomic DNA carries:
- the LOC137332871 gene encoding integral membrane protein 2A-like, whose product MVKIGFNSPVAQKGAKGALLVPEPDAEAATVDGGDNSTGRCLFTLLGLAFILSGLIIGGACLYRFIEPKNKVFHGEMRYLDSKILTYAPETEAPYFLASEDMQFLGEDENVAVINVPVPDFADSDPAVIIHDFELLLTAYLDLSLDNCYVIALNTSVVMPPRNLLELFMRLATGAYLPQTYLVHEDLMVTERIDNVDQLGYFIYRLCAGKKTYRLQRRDTLKGIQKRSTENCHRIKHFANNFVIDTLICEA is encoded by the exons GATGCAGAAGCTGCTACAGTTGATGGAGGAGATAACTCCACAGGAAGGTGTTTGTTTACGCTTCTTGGACTGGCTTTCATTCTGTCTGGGTTGATAATTGGAGGAGCGTGTCTGTATCGATTCATTGAGCCAAAG AACAAAGTGTTCCATGGTGAAATGCGATACTTGGATTCTAAAATCCTCACATATGCCCCAGAAACAGAGGCTCCTTACTTTCTTGCTTCAGAAGATATGCAGTTCTTGGGAGAGGATGAGAATGTGGCAGTGATCAATGTCCCAGTTCCAGATTTTGCAGATTCTGATCCAGCAGtcatcattcatgattttgagttG CTCCTGACTGCTTATCTTGATTTGAGTTTGGATAACTGCTATGTGATTGCACTGAATACTTCTGTTGTCATGCCTCCACGCAACTTACTGGAGCTGTTCATGAGACTTGCA ACGGGTGCCTACTTGCCTCAGACCTACCTTGTTCATGAAGACCTGATGGTGACTGAGCGTATTGACAATGTTGACCAATTGGGTTATTTCATCTACCGGCTCTGTGCAGGGAAAAAGACCTACAGATTGCAGCGTAGAGATACACTGAAAG GCATCCAGAAACGCTCAACAGAAAACTGTCACAGAATCAAACATTTTGCAAATAACTTTGTCATTGATACCTTGATCTGTGAAGCATGA